A single region of the Candidatus Methylomirabilota bacterium genome encodes:
- the aroF gene encoding 3-deoxy-7-phosphoheptulonate synthase, with protein sequence MIIVLKSGATDDDIAEVCRRIQALGYAPHTIRGELRTVIGAVGDERGKDDLLSLQNLECVEAVQRILQPFKLASREIKGEPTRIRVDGVEIGGPRVVVMAGPCSVESRDQVLEVAAKVKAAGASILRGGAFKPRTSPYAFQGLEEQGLKFLAEAKRETGLPVVTEVMEPDKVAVVAEYADILQIGARNVQNFSLLKRVAEARKPVLLKRGMATSIQEWLLSAEYILAGGNPDVILCERGIRTFETATRFTLDLNAVPVIKKLTHLPVVVDPSHGTGHWEYVDAMARAGVAAGADGLIIEVHPRPAEALSDGPQSLKPERFAELMQRLRRVARAVDRDV encoded by the coding sequence ATGATCATCGTGCTCAAGTCCGGGGCGACCGACGACGACATCGCGGAGGTCTGTCGCCGCATCCAGGCGTTGGGCTACGCGCCGCACACCATCCGGGGCGAGCTGCGGACGGTCATCGGCGCCGTCGGCGACGAGCGGGGCAAGGACGACCTGCTCTCCCTCCAGAACCTCGAGTGCGTGGAGGCCGTCCAGCGCATCCTGCAGCCGTTCAAGCTGGCCAGCCGGGAGATCAAGGGTGAGCCGACCCGCATCCGGGTGGACGGGGTAGAGATCGGCGGCCCGCGGGTGGTGGTGATGGCGGGGCCCTGCTCGGTGGAGTCGCGCGACCAGGTGCTGGAGGTGGCGGCGAAGGTGAAGGCGGCCGGCGCCTCGATCCTGCGCGGCGGCGCCTTCAAGCCCCGCACGTCGCCCTACGCGTTTCAGGGGCTCGAGGAGCAGGGGCTGAAGTTCCTGGCCGAGGCCAAGCGCGAGACCGGGCTGCCGGTGGTCACCGAGGTGATGGAGCCCGACAAGGTGGCGGTCGTCGCCGAGTACGCCGACATATTACAAATCGGCGCCCGCAATGTGCAGAACTTCTCGCTGCTCAAGCGGGTGGCCGAGGCCAGGAAGCCCGTCCTGCTCAAGCGCGGGATGGCCACCTCGATCCAGGAGTGGTTGCTGTCGGCGGAGTACATCCTCGCCGGCGGCAACCCGGACGTCATCCTCTGCGAGCGAGGCATCCGGACCTTCGAGACGGCCACCCGGTTCACGCTGGACCTCAACGCCGTCCCCGTCATCAAGAAGCTGACGCACCTGCCCGTGGTGGTCGACCCGAGCCATGGCACGGGTCACTGGGAGTACGTGGACGCGATGGCGCGGGCGGGCGTGGCGGCGGGCGCCGACGGTCTGATCATCGAGGTGCACCCGCGGCCGGCGGAAGCGCTCTCGGACGGTCCCCAGTCGCTGAAGCCGGAGCGGTTCGCCGAGCTGATGCAGCGGCTCCGGCGCGTCGCCCGGGCGGTGGATCGCGACGTCTAG